One genomic region from Populus nigra chromosome 8, ddPopNigr1.1, whole genome shotgun sequence encodes:
- the LOC133701712 gene encoding glutathione reductase, chloroplastic — translation MPRKMPIDGAANQASQVEEDAHFDFDLFVIGAGSGGVRAARFSANYGAKVGICELPFHPISSEVNGGVGGTCVLRGCVPKKILVYGANFGGEIEDARNYGWEINEKVDFNWKKLLQKKSDEIVRLNGIYKRLLSNAGVKLYEGEGKVAGPNEVELTQLDGTKLKYSAKHILIATGSKAQRPNIPGQELGITSDEALSLEDLPKRAVVLGGGYIAVEFASIWRGMGATVDLFLRRELPLRGFDDEMRAVVARNLEGRGINLHPRTNLTELTKTEDGIKVRTDHGEELLADVVLFATGRAPNTKRLNLEAAGVELDKTGAVKVDEFSRTNIPSIWAAGDVTNRMNLTPVALMEGSCFAKTVFAGQPTKPDYNHIPYAVFSIPPLSVVGLSEEQALDQANGDVLVFTSTFNPMKNTISGRQEKTVMKLVVDAETDKVLGASMCGPDAPEIMQGIAVALKCGATKQQFDSTVGIHPSAAEEFVTMRSVARRVTASGKPKTNL, via the exons ATGCCAAGAAAGATGCCTATCGATGGGGCAGCGAACCAAGCTAGCCAAGTAGAAGAAGATGCCCACTTTGATTTTGATCTGTTTGTTATTGGAGCTGGGAGTGGCGGTGTTCGTGCTGCTAGGTTTTCTGCTAATTATGGAGCTAAG GTTGGAATTTGTGAGCTTCCATTTCATCCTATCAGCTCAGAAGTAAATGGAGGGGTTGGTGGAAC GTGTGTTCTTCGCGGTTGTGTTCCCAAGAAGATTTTAGTTTATGGAGCAAATTTTGGAGGTGAGATTGAG GACGCCAGGAATTATGGTTGGGAAATCAATGAAAAGGTGGACTTCAACTGGAAAAAACTGTTGCAGAAAAAG TCAGATGAAATAGTCAGGCTAAATGGAATTTACAAGAGGTTACTATCTAATGCTGGGGTTAAACTGTATGAAGGAGAGGGAAAGGTTGCCGGTCCTAATGAAGTTGAACTGACACAACTAGATGGCACTAAATTGAAATACTCAGCAAAGCACATCCTGATTGCAACTGGCAGTAAGGCTCAGCGTCCCAATATTCCTGGGCAG GAGTTGGGCATAACTTCTGATGAGGCATTGAGTTTGGAAGATTTACCAAAGCGTGCAGTAGTGCTTGGTGGAGG gtACATTGCTGTTGAGTTTGCTTCGATATGGCGTGGCATGGGTGCTACTGTGGATCTATTTCTCAGAAGGGAACTTCCGTTAAG gggttttgatgatgaaatgAGGGCTGTGGTTGCAAGAAATCTTGAAGGCAGGGGAATTAATTTGCACCCCAGAACAAATTTGACAGAG TTGACTAAAACAGAGGATGGAATTAAAGTTCGCACAGATCATGGAGAGGAGCTGTTGGCAGATGTTGTACTTTTTGCCACCG GTCGAGCTCCCAATACAAAGAGATTAAATTTGGAAGCTGCAGGCGTTGAGCTTGATAAAACAGGAGCTGTGAAG GTTGACGAGTTCTCTCGCACCAACATACCTAGTATATGGGCTGCTGGTGATGTCACAAACCGAATGAATCTTACTCCCGTGGCCTTGATGGAGGGATCATGCTTTGCT AAAACTGTTTTCGCAGGGCAACCTACCAAACCAGACTACAATCACATACCATATGCTGTGTTTAG CATTCCTCCTCTCTCTGTAGTGGGCCTCAGCGAGGAGCAGGCATTAGACCAAGCAAATGGTGACGTGTTGGTTTTCACTTCTACCTTTAATCCTATGAAGAACACTATCTCTGG TCGACAAGAGAAGACAGTAATGAAGCTTGTTGTTGATGCTGAGACGGATAAAGTTCTTGGAGCTTCCATGTGTGGGCCAGATGCACCTGAAATTATGCAG GGTATTGCTGTTGCATTGAAGTGTGGAGCAACCAAGCAACAATTTGACAGTACT GTGGGAATACACCCATCTGCTGCTGAGGAATTTGTGACCATGCGTTCAGTGGCAAGGCGTGTTACTGCAAGTGGCAAACCAAAGACAAATCTGTAA